The Sediminispirochaeta smaragdinae DSM 11293 genome has a segment encoding these proteins:
- a CDS encoding radical SAM protein produces MNVQSLSIVVPGGCPNACKFCVSRMKAEEYKDHIERNLRFRDLYERDYMDRLAFARDNDCNTAILTGDGEPLVNIDFLNDFASWNARLSSPFRWLEIQTSGVGLDEEKLRWLRNSIRVSTISLSLSSIFDDDENARYNGTPESKKIDIQRLTQEIKRYDFNLRISVNMTDFLDEIPTPTIFERLQKMGSNMVTFRQLFAEGESEQATWVREHGASEQTRKKIDDYILSHGSPLGILPTGLMRYSVHGMSIVHDGDCMARQQREAIRYLILRPNCKLYTRWDDSGSILF; encoded by the coding sequence ATGAATGTGCAAAGCCTTTCCATTGTTGTTCCCGGGGGATGCCCAAACGCCTGTAAATTTTGTGTATCCCGTATGAAGGCAGAGGAATACAAAGACCATATCGAACGAAATCTCCGTTTTCGAGATCTTTATGAACGTGATTACATGGATAGATTGGCATTTGCAAGAGACAACGATTGCAATACGGCCATACTGACGGGAGACGGGGAACCACTGGTAAACATAGACTTCTTAAACGATTTTGCATCCTGGAATGCCCGTCTTTCAAGCCCATTTCGCTGGCTCGAAATACAAACCTCCGGTGTCGGTCTTGATGAAGAAAAGCTGCGCTGGCTTCGAAACAGCATCAGGGTTTCAACTATTTCACTCTCTTTATCGTCGATATTCGATGATGATGAAAATGCCCGCTATAACGGAACACCTGAATCAAAAAAAATCGATATCCAGCGACTGACTCAGGAAATCAAACGTTACGATTTCAATTTGCGGATATCGGTCAATATGACGGATTTCCTCGATGAAATACCCACCCCAACCATTTTTGAGCGCCTTCAAAAGATGGGATCCAACATGGTTACCTTTCGCCAGCTCTTTGCAGAAGGAGAAAGCGAACAGGCAACATGGGTACGGGAACATGGAGCATCGGAACAGACACGGAAAAAAATCGACGACTATATCCTCTCACACGGTTCTCCCCTCGGAATCCTTCCCACCGGCCTTATGCGCTACTCGGTCCACGGCATGTCTATCGTCCACGATGGTGATTGTATGGCCAGACAGCAAAGAGAAGCAATCAGATATCTCATTCTCCGGCCTAACTGCAAGCTCTATACTCGCTGGGACGACAGCGGCAGCATTCTGTTTTAA
- a CDS encoding cob(I)yrinic acid a,c-diamide adenosyltransferase has translation MFAPISACSDVDGHRTGSFDLIFDRNPIDRPSGRLYHETMIEFERVTTRGGDKGESSLFNGERRVKDDAIFEALGDIDELVSWLGVIKADISASPVSGISAFSSQLHEIQKTLMRFSGQIATPKNDKLYEKMAHLSQQDLEALEASEAVLLKKTKIGSAFVVPGQCHLSSEIDIARTICRRAERRVVTCIRSSYLGHLALGQNYLNRLSDFLFVLARWVEQAG, from the coding sequence ATGTTCGCTCCGATATCGGCTTGTTCTGATGTCGATGGGCATAGAACCGGTAGCTTTGATCTCATCTTCGATCGAAACCCGATTGACCGGCCTTCGGGCCGGTTATACCATGAAACCATGATTGAATTTGAGCGTGTCACTACAAGGGGAGGAGACAAGGGGGAAAGTTCCCTTTTCAACGGGGAACGGAGGGTAAAAGACGATGCTATTTTTGAGGCCCTGGGGGATATCGACGAACTGGTAAGCTGGCTTGGGGTGATAAAAGCCGATATCTCTGCCTCGCCTGTTTCCGGCATTTCGGCCTTCTCTTCTCAGCTTCATGAAATACAGAAAACCCTCATGCGTTTTTCCGGACAGATTGCCACTCCTAAAAATGATAAACTCTATGAGAAGATGGCTCACCTCTCCCAACAGGACCTGGAAGCACTGGAAGCCTCAGAAGCAGTGCTTTTGAAAAAGACGAAGATCGGCAGTGCCTTCGTTGTTCCCGGTCAGTGCCACCTTTCCTCGGAGATCGATATTGCCCGGACCATATGCCGTAGGGCCGAACGTCGGGTCGTTACCTGTATTAGAAGTAGTTATCTTGGTCATCTTGCCCTTGGGCAGAACTATCTGAACCGTCTCAGCGATTTTCTCTTTGTCCTTGCCCGGTGGGTGGAGCAGGCTGGATAG